The following proteins come from a genomic window of Brevibacillus antibioticus:
- a CDS encoding DnaD domain-containing protein, producing the protein MDSHILQLLQEGATSVSNLLLKMYKRMSLTDDEMMLLIHLLSFQQEGNRFPTLTELEERMSMTSRKLIQSLQKLLKEDWITIDEFIDPQTGMRHEQYNLTPLYKKLYQTWREQQVDPRSMDPFMEVAVSLDAEPVAIYARFEQAFGRPLAPFELENIHMWTEQDGYQEELILTALREAATVGKLHIRYIDRILLEWQKQQITTVEQARLYSLNFRRQANMKDHGQPL; encoded by the coding sequence ATGGACTCCCATATATTGCAATTGTTGCAAGAAGGTGCAACATCCGTCTCCAACCTTCTTTTAAAAATGTATAAGCGTATGTCATTGACTGATGACGAGATGATGCTACTGATTCATCTATTATCCTTTCAGCAGGAAGGAAATCGATTCCCGACCTTAACTGAGCTTGAGGAACGCATGTCCATGACGAGCAGGAAATTAATTCAATCTCTTCAAAAGCTATTAAAAGAAGATTGGATTACGATAGATGAGTTTATTGATCCACAAACTGGCATGCGTCATGAGCAATACAACTTGACCCCGCTGTACAAAAAGCTGTACCAGACCTGGCGGGAGCAGCAAGTAGACCCGAGAAGCATGGACCCTTTTATGGAAGTGGCCGTTTCTCTGGATGCCGAACCTGTTGCCATTTATGCTCGTTTTGAGCAGGCATTTGGCCGACCGCTAGCGCCGTTTGAATTGGAGAACATCCATATGTGGACGGAACAGGACGGCTATCAGGAAGAGTTGATTTTGACCGCTTTGCGTGAGGCTGCAACCGTCGGCAAGCTCCACATCCGCTATATCGACAGGATCTTGCTCGAATGGCAAAAGCAACAGATAACAACTGTAGAACAAGCGCGTCTTTACAGCTTGAACTTCCGCAGACAAGCAAATATGAAAGACCACGGGCAACCGCTTTGA